The following are encoded together in the Chaetodon trifascialis isolate fChaTrf1 chromosome 3, fChaTrf1.hap1, whole genome shotgun sequence genome:
- the ora2 gene encoding olfactory receptor class A related 2, with product MPSDEFVRGMLYLSLTVVGVPGNTAVILAFLLLLYQENQLLPADAIILHLARVNLLVVGVRCLLETLASFRLAHIFGDVGCKAVIFVYRTSRSFSIWLTFVLSAYQCLSIAPPGLCWVFICNLVAHYLSFVFLFLWVVNTCMSSAAILFSFGTHNNSSLINHSINVQFCFVQFPSKLSKEANGAAQVGRDVVPMALVTLASLIILVFLYKHSQQMKGLCSSSSRSGGGGGGGGSTRSKQRAAKAVVALVTLYVVLYGVDNGPWVYTLTMRKTMTSSLISDLRIFFSSLYAALSPVVIIASNRKVNGRLRCAVQKKPIQEKTTSD from the coding sequence ATGCCATCAGACGAGTTCGTCCGTGGGATGCTCTATCTGTCCCTCACCGTTGTGGGAGTCCCAGGTAACACTGCCGTCATCCTGGCATTCCTCCTCTTGCTGTACCAGGAGAACCAGCTTCTCCCAGCTGACGCCATTATCCTGCACCTGGCCCgtgtcaacctgctggtggtgggTGTTCGCTGTCTGCTGGAGACCCTGGCCTCCTTCCGCCTGGCCCACATCTTCGGAGACGTAGGCTGTAAGGCTGTGATCTTTGTCTACAGAACATCCCGTTCCTTCTCAATCTGGCTCACCTTTGTCCTGAGTGCCTATCAGTGCCTGAGCATTGCCCCTCCTGGATTATGCTGGGTCTTCATCTGCAATTTGGTAGCCCACTATTTGAGTTTtgtgttcctcttcctctgggtCGTCAACACCTGCATGAGCTCGGCAGCCATACTCTTCTCCTTTGGCACCCACAATAACTCCAGCCTGATAAACCACAGCATCAATGTACAATTCTGCTTTGTTCAATTTCCTTCAAAGTTGTCCAAAGAGGCAAACGGGGCAGCCCAGGTGGGCAGAGACGTGGTGCCCATGGCCCTCGTGACTCTAGCCAGTCTGATCATCCTGGTCTTCCTTTACAAGCACAGCCAGCAGATGAAggggctctgcagcagcagcagcagaagtggtggtggtggtggtggcggggGAAGCACTAGGTCCAAGCAACGAGCTGCCAAAGCCGTGGTAGCCCTTGTGACCCTGTATGTGGTCCTCTATGGGGTAGATAATGGGCCTTGGGTGTACACTCTCACCATGAGGAAGACCATGACATCCTCGCTCATCTCTGACCTTCGTATATTCTTCTCCTCGCTCTATGCAGCACTCAGCCCCGTGGTCATCATCGCATCCAACAGGAAGGTGAATGGCAGGCTGAGGTGCGCAGTGCAGAAGAAGCCTATTCAGGAGAAAACCACCAGTGACTGA